In Sporichthya polymorpha DSM 43042, a genomic segment contains:
- a CDS encoding VWA domain-containing protein — protein sequence MKAAEDAMAADPDATLALLAEMARATDEKLRAAARQLAGRIVLDRVRTGPPKARGIGKLRNVPADRGGDLDLDASMPAVVDAKALRRPPHLGDLTARTWSRPELALCLLVDASGSMGGERLAAAALTAAACALRAPGEYAVLSFAREVSVLKAIDAPAAPQTVVDAILGLRGHGVTALATALRAATDELERSRASRRVVVLLSDCRATDDEDPIPVASRVPELVILAPAEGCEQAEDLAARSGARWAPMSGSSDAPAALLSLLDR from the coding sequence GTGAAGGCGGCCGAGGACGCCATGGCCGCCGACCCGGACGCCACCCTCGCGCTGCTCGCCGAGATGGCGCGGGCGACCGACGAGAAGCTCCGCGCCGCCGCGCGGCAACTCGCCGGGCGCATCGTGCTCGACCGCGTCCGGACCGGGCCGCCGAAGGCGCGCGGCATCGGCAAGCTGCGCAACGTCCCGGCCGACCGCGGCGGGGACCTCGACCTCGACGCGTCGATGCCGGCCGTGGTCGACGCCAAGGCCTTGCGGCGCCCGCCGCACCTCGGTGACCTGACCGCGCGGACGTGGTCGCGTCCCGAGCTCGCGCTGTGCCTGCTCGTCGACGCGTCCGGGTCGATGGGCGGCGAACGGCTCGCGGCGGCCGCCCTCACCGCGGCCGCGTGCGCGCTGCGGGCCCCGGGGGAGTACGCCGTCCTCTCCTTCGCGCGCGAGGTCTCGGTGCTCAAGGCGATCGACGCCCCAGCCGCTCCGCAGACCGTGGTCGACGCGATCCTCGGGTTGCGCGGGCACGGCGTCACCGCCCTGGCGACCGCGCTCCGGGCGGCCACCGACGAACTCGAGCGCTCCCGCGCGTCCCGTCGGGTCGTCGTCCTGCTCTCGGACTGCCGCGCCACCGACGACGAGGACCCGATCCCGGTCGCGTCCCGCGTCCCGGAGCTCGTCATCCTCGCCCCGGCCGAGGGCTGCGAGCAGGCCGAGGACCTCGCGGCGCGCTCCGGCGCCCGGTGGGCCCCGATGTCC